One Nostoc punctiforme PCC 73102 DNA window includes the following coding sequences:
- a CDS encoding hybrid sensor histidine kinase/response regulator — MGQARILVVEDEVIVARAIASQLSQLGYVVTGTASSGKVAIAKALETQPELVLMDIILKGEMDGIATASHIREQLDVPVIFLTAYGDNNTLERAKITQPFGYIVKPFTTKDLKIAIEIGLLKHQLERELRQNRDQLATLLNSISDAVIATNEQGKVTFMNPAAETLTGWQQKDALGNEAANIFHIVDEATDTILENPVTKVLREQQVVYLEEFTSLIRRDGKRVPIGDSASPLKEGPDKINGVVVVFWDLSDRRQTKVLEKALEKEQELNRLKSLFISTVSHEFRNPLTVIQTAVELIEMKGGNLTDEKRGIYLKRIQGAVQSMEKLMEEVLFVGRAEAKKLVYNPAPLNLEQFCLELIKDFSIVESSECEVVFTCHSDRTDAVMDEGLLNYMFGNLLSNAIKYSPRGGKIQFNLICDPIEKVAIFYIQDQGMGIPEADQARLFESFYRGSNVQSIKGTGLGLVIVKRCVDAHRGQISVTSQIGVGTTFTVILPLNSDSSSES; from the coding sequence ATGGGTCAAGCTAGGATTTTAGTTGTTGAAGATGAAGTGATTGTGGCTAGGGCTATTGCTAGCCAACTCAGTCAACTAGGTTATGTTGTTACGGGAACAGCTTCATCTGGAAAAGTTGCCATAGCTAAGGCATTGGAAACTCAACCAGAGTTAGTATTAATGGATATTATTCTTAAAGGTGAAATGGACGGTATTGCTACTGCCAGCCATATTCGCGAGCAGTTAGACGTACCTGTAATATTTTTAACTGCTTATGGTGATAATAATACTTTAGAAAGAGCCAAAATTACCCAACCTTTTGGATACATTGTTAAACCATTTACTACAAAAGATTTAAAGATAGCAATTGAAATCGGTCTTCTAAAACACCAGTTAGAGCGTGAACTCCGGCAGAATCGAGATCAGTTGGCAACCCTTTTAAACTCAATAAGCGATGCTGTAATCGCTACAAATGAGCAGGGAAAGGTGACATTTATGAATCCCGCAGCCGAGACACTAACTGGCTGGCAGCAAAAAGATGCTTTAGGAAATGAGGCAGCAAATATTTTTCATATTGTCGATGAAGCCACAGATACTATATTAGAAAACCCAGTGACAAAAGTGCTGCGAGAGCAGCAAGTTGTTTATTTAGAGGAATTCACATCTCTGATTAGAAGAGACGGAAAAAGAGTTCCAATTGGTGATAGTGCTTCGCCACTGAAGGAAGGGCCAGATAAAATAAATGGTGTAGTAGTTGTTTTCTGGGATCTTAGCGATCGCCGCCAAACAAAAGTGCTAGAGAAAGCATTAGAAAAGGAGCAAGAACTTAACCGTCTCAAATCCTTATTTATCTCTACCGTATCTCATGAGTTCCGTAATCCCCTGACTGTTATTCAAACGGCAGTAGAGCTTATAGAGATGAAAGGAGGAAATTTGACAGATGAAAAAAGAGGAATTTATTTAAAGCGAATTCAAGGTGCTGTGCAGTCTATGGAAAAACTCATGGAAGAAGTGCTGTTTGTGGGTCGAGCGGAGGCAAAAAAACTTGTATATAACCCTGCTCCACTTAACTTAGAGCAATTCTGTCTAGAGTTAATTAAAGATTTTTCTATTGTTGAAAGTAGCGAGTGTGAAGTTGTTTTTACCTGTCATAGCGATCGCACTGACGCTGTAATGGATGAAGGACTATTAAATTATATGTTCGGGAATCTCCTCTCAAATGCGATTAAATATTCTCCAAGAGGTGGCAAGATTCAGTTTAATTTAATATGCGATCCAATTGAGAAGGTAGCAATTTTTTATATTCAAGATCAAGGTATGGGCATTCCAGAAGCAGATCAAGCTAGACTTTTTGAATCATTTTACCGAGGCTCAAATGTCCAATCAATTAAGGGTACTGGGTTAGGCTTAGTAATCGTTAAAAGGTGCGTTGATGCTCACAGGGGTCAAATTAGTGTTACAAGTCAAATTGGAGTCGGTACTACATTTACAGTAATTTTGCCCTTAAATTCCGATAGCTCAAGCGAAAGCTAG